One Neomonachus schauinslandi chromosome 9, ASM220157v2, whole genome shotgun sequence DNA segment encodes these proteins:
- the RAB15 gene encoding ras-related protein Rab-15 produces the protein MKTIEVDGIKVRIQIWDTAGQERYQTITKQYYRRAQGIFLVYDISSERSYQHIMKWVSDVDEYAPEGVQKILIGNKADEEQKRQVGREQGQQLAKEYGMDFYETSACTNLNIKESFTRLTELVLQAHRKELDGLRTRASTELALADLEEEEGKPEGPANSSKACWC, from the exons ATGAAGACCATAGAGGTAGATGGCATCAAAGTGAGGATACAGATCTG GGACACGGCGGGGCAGGAGAGATATCAGACCATCACAAAGCAGTACTACCGACGGGCCCAG ggaATATTTTTAGTCTACGACATTAGCAGCGAGCGCTCTTACCAGCACATCATGAAGTGGGTCAGTGATGTGGATGAG TATGCACCAGAAGGTGTCCAGAAGATCCTTATAGGGAATAAGGCTGATGAAGAGCAGAAGCGGCAGGTGGGAAGGGAGCAAGGGCAGCAG CTGGCTAAGGAGTATGGCATGGACTTCTATGAAACAAGTGCCTGCACCAACCTCAACATTAAAGAG TCTTTCACGCGGCTGACGGAGCTGGTGCTGCAGGCCCACAGGAAGGAGCTGGATGGTCTCCGGACACGTGCCAGCACCGAGTTGGCATTGGCTgacctggaggaagaggagggcaaACCTGAGGGCCCGGCGAACTCTTCGAAAGCCTGCTGGTGCTGA